A genomic window from Halorubrum trapanicum includes:
- a CDS encoding MATE family efflux transporter codes for MSDEPAADPSDPSDSSDGPDDTSADAADRREADERSDAPGDDDGPLDDESITEGSLLRPLFRLAWPIVVIQLLQVTYNIVDTLYLGRLSAEAVGAISLAFPLIFLLIAVAGGFTTAGAILVAQYTGADGDGSAGLVAGQTIFTVSVLSVFIGIGGYFYTRPALEVLPSDAETAATVIPLAADYMEVIFAGIPLMFGFFVFSALMRGYGDTRTPMAVMFVSVLLNVLLDPFFIFGFDGNPLFEWLAAVPGLAALDPVALEATLLSATGVTGIGIQGAALATILSRGVATAIGLWILFGTGYGPDVTLGHLAPDLDFIRDIFRLGLPSSVEQTTSALAMITLTAMIVTFSPPVVAAYGLGNRLISLVFLPAMGLGRAIDTMVGQNLGADRADRAAKAVKFAATTGAGVMFLVAVVAVAFTEPIVGAFLGDVPDAPETISYAVEYVRIRSVEFAFIGVSQVILGAFRGAGNTKTAMVISILTLWVGRVASVGYLVFVAGWGETGVWVGMALGNVLGAVVGVAWFSRGTWTERYIEDPDPGVDPLGDD; via the coding sequence GTGAGCGACGAGCCCGCTGCCGACCCCTCCGATCCGTCGGACTCCTCCGACGGGCCAGACGACACGTCCGCTGACGCCGCCGACCGCCGCGAGGCCGACGAGCGCAGCGACGCGCCCGGCGACGACGACGGCCCGCTCGACGACGAGTCGATCACCGAGGGGAGCCTCCTCCGACCGCTGTTCCGCTTAGCGTGGCCGATCGTCGTCATCCAGCTGTTACAGGTGACGTACAACATCGTCGACACCCTCTACCTCGGCCGGCTCTCGGCGGAGGCCGTCGGCGCGATCAGCCTCGCGTTCCCCCTCATCTTCCTGCTGATCGCGGTCGCCGGCGGCTTCACGACCGCGGGCGCGATCCTCGTCGCGCAGTACACCGGCGCCGACGGCGACGGGTCCGCGGGGCTCGTTGCGGGACAGACGATCTTCACCGTCTCGGTGCTGTCCGTGTTCATCGGGATCGGCGGGTACTTCTACACTCGACCCGCCCTCGAGGTCCTGCCGAGCGACGCCGAGACCGCGGCGACGGTGATCCCGCTCGCGGCCGACTACATGGAGGTGATCTTCGCCGGGATCCCCCTGATGTTCGGCTTCTTCGTCTTCTCGGCGCTGATGCGCGGCTACGGCGACACGCGGACGCCGATGGCGGTCATGTTCGTCTCCGTCCTCCTGAACGTCCTGCTCGACCCGTTCTTCATCTTCGGGTTCGACGGCAACCCCCTGTTCGAGTGGCTCGCCGCGGTGCCCGGCCTCGCCGCGCTCGACCCGGTCGCGCTTGAGGCGACCCTGCTCTCGGCGACGGGGGTCACCGGGATCGGCATTCAGGGCGCCGCGCTCGCGACGATCCTCTCGCGCGGCGTCGCGACCGCCATCGGGCTCTGGATCCTGTTCGGGACGGGCTACGGCCCCGACGTGACGCTCGGCCACCTCGCGCCCGACCTCGACTTCATCCGGGACATCTTCCGGCTCGGGCTCCCCTCCAGCGTCGAGCAGACGACGAGCGCGCTCGCGATGATCACACTCACCGCGATGATCGTCACCTTCTCGCCGCCCGTCGTCGCCGCCTACGGGCTCGGCAACCGCCTCATCTCGCTCGTCTTCCTCCCCGCGATGGGGCTCGGCCGCGCCATCGACACGATGGTCGGGCAGAACCTCGGCGCCGACCGCGCCGACCGCGCCGCCAAGGCGGTGAAGTTCGCCGCCACGACCGGCGCTGGCGTGATGTTCCTCGTCGCGGTCGTCGCCGTCGCGTTCACCGAGCCGATCGTGGGCGCGTTCCTCGGCGACGTGCCGGACGCGCCCGAGACCATCTCCTACGCGGTCGAGTACGTCCGGATCCGGTCGGTGGAGTTCGCCTTCATCGGCGTCTCGCAGGTGATCTTGGGCGCGTTCCGCGGCGCCGGCAACACGAAGACCGCGATGGTCATCTCGATTCTCACCCTCTGGGTGGGCCGAGTCGCGAGCGTGGGGTACCTCGTGTTCGTCGCCGGCTGGGGCGAGACCGGCGTCTGGGTCGGCATGGCGCTCGGGAACGTCCTCGGTGCCGTCGTCGGCGTGGCGTGGTTCTCGCGCGGCACGTGGACCGAGCGCTACATCGAGGACCCCGACCCCGGCGTCGACCCGCTGGGCGACGACTGA
- a CDS encoding mechanosensitive ion channel family protein, whose amino-acid sequence MVFPEGTPIDGVVSRLAGLGSQLAGLPGAGLLTVVAAVAVGVLVANFLVRLIGRPVARRVSRQSVAQTIVRGVRAGTIGAALLVGLSAAGFQFEELLLGTAVFSAVIGIVLAPLVGNFINGVFVLADQPFEIGDMIELEDGTAGFVEDITIRYTKIFTLDNTFLVVPNGTMRERDVTNLSAEDERTRRSIDVLVTYESDIPEARRRIERAARDCEAVIDGGPDIRIGVARYMAGPDCRLHEFGDNGILLRLRYWVKKPYKLAKVQSDVNTKIRQRLGDPEANVTMAYPHRHLVFDDTSGVARVEAGSGTSKGVDPDASAAATPDLSDDAADSDRPGTDASAPSNDGGARHDRDDRGGGGAGR is encoded by the coding sequence ATGGTCTTCCCGGAGGGGACGCCGATCGATGGGGTCGTCTCGCGGCTCGCCGGCCTCGGCTCTCAGCTCGCGGGCCTGCCGGGAGCGGGCCTGTTGACCGTCGTCGCGGCCGTCGCGGTGGGCGTCCTCGTCGCCAACTTCCTCGTCCGACTGATCGGTCGGCCCGTGGCGCGCCGCGTGTCGCGCCAGAGCGTCGCCCAGACGATCGTCCGGGGCGTCCGGGCGGGGACGATCGGCGCCGCGCTCCTCGTTGGTCTCAGCGCGGCCGGCTTCCAGTTCGAGGAGCTCCTCCTCGGGACCGCGGTGTTCTCGGCCGTCATCGGTATCGTCCTCGCGCCGCTTGTGGGCAACTTCATCAACGGCGTGTTCGTCCTCGCCGACCAGCCGTTCGAGATCGGCGACATGATCGAGTTGGAGGACGGGACGGCGGGGTTCGTCGAGGACATCACGATCCGGTACACGAAGATATTCACCCTCGATAACACCTTCCTCGTCGTCCCGAACGGGACGATGCGCGAGCGCGACGTGACGAACCTCTCGGCCGAGGACGAGCGGACCCGGCGCTCGATCGACGTCCTCGTCACTTACGAGAGCGATATCCCGGAGGCGCGCCGCCGTATCGAGCGCGCCGCGCGCGACTGCGAGGCCGTCATCGACGGCGGGCCCGACATCCGAATCGGCGTGGCGCGGTACATGGCGGGGCCCGACTGCCGGCTCCACGAGTTCGGCGACAACGGGATCCTCCTGCGGCTCCGCTACTGGGTGAAAAAGCCGTACAAGCTGGCGAAGGTCCAGTCGGACGTGAACACGAAGATACGCCAGCGGCTCGGGGATCCGGAGGCGAACGTCACGATGGCGTACCCGCACCGGCACCTCGTCTTCGACGACACCTCCGGCGTCGCCCGCGTCGAGGCCGGATCCGGGACGTCGAAGGGCGTCGATCCCGACGCGTCCGCGGCCGCCACCCCGGACCTCAGCGACGACGCCGCGGACTCGGACCGGCCCGGAACCGACGCTTCCGCCCCGTCGAACGACGGCGGCGCCCGGCACGACCGGGACGACCGAGGCGGCGGCGGGGCGGGGCGGTGA